The following proteins are co-located in the Rheinheimera salexigens genome:
- a CDS encoding efflux RND transporter permease subunit, whose product MKLVDIAVTRPVTIWMFTLGILLFGLVAAGRLAVNLLPDLSYPSLTIRTEFIGAAPAEVEQLVSKPIEEAIGIVKGVRKVQSVSRSSRSDVVMEFDWGTDMDIAALEVREKLDVLFLPLEIEKPLLLRFNPNLDPIVRLALSRKDTDQALTSSQLVSLRTYADEDLRRALESLSGVAAVRPDGGLEQEIQILVDPQKLSQLQLDISQISQRLRQENLNQSGGRLETTSFDYLVRTINQFSDLGQINDLYVAEVANSPIRLSDVAEIRDGFTDRKSITYVNGREAIEVAVYKEGDANTVQVAETILGQLTKLQQALPTDYQLDVVYDQSEFIKQAIDEVKSSAIIGGLLAMLVLYLFLGNAWATLIISISIPLSVIATFNLMYGQGISLNMMSLGGIALAVGLLVDNAIVVLENIDRHKKLGKSAFEAAKLGTKEVSMAITASTLTTVAVFFPLVFVEGIAGQLFRDQALTVTFALLASLVVALTLIPTMAAREQQRQGNKQDKATDSVGDSSQLSTSKAANQTISTTTKKAWYYWPTWPLRLVARAFKASIIAIITVITLLSRLVSRFLALLFKPLIAAVSWLLVKLELRYQWLLQRALAAKTLSIGLTLIIAAVCYSLLPRLGADVIPNMNQGEFYVEVQLPVGSAIEQTDKLMTRLALLAKQQTVVVKTYAQAGTGAQMTVDPSIGGSHWGRLNIVLQPDTSAEQQQQLISLLRQELALWPDVSVKIDQPQLLSFSTPLQIELSGYELSQLKQAADALVTRFAAEEQFTDVKSSLRPGQPEISLYFNHDLLSQLGLNSHDIAKRVAAYVGGEIAGQYSIDDRKVDIRVRLAEEYRQSQQQLAQLIINPNSSKPLPLSAVAEIKREIGPSEITRIGQQRVALVTANLAYGDIEQASQRAQAILAQQPLSYGVTATVAGQSEEMQRAYQSLVMALLLAIFLVYLVMASQFENLLQPLLILFTVPLAGAGAILGLWLTDTRLSVIVFIGLIMLAGIVVNNAIVLIDRINQLRAEGVALQQAIVEAGTSRLRPVLMTTLTTILGLLPMALGGEGSEIRAPMAITVIFGLALATLLTLLFIPVLYHLVSKDTVLVEQTHAQESGL is encoded by the coding sequence ATGAAACTGGTAGATATTGCAGTAACAAGACCGGTGACTATTTGGATGTTTACGCTGGGTATTTTACTGTTTGGCTTAGTCGCCGCTGGGCGGTTAGCGGTAAATTTATTACCGGACTTATCGTATCCTTCACTGACTATTCGTACTGAATTTATTGGTGCAGCACCGGCCGAGGTAGAGCAATTAGTTAGTAAACCGATTGAAGAAGCTATTGGTATTGTAAAAGGGGTACGCAAAGTACAATCGGTGTCGCGCTCAAGCCGCTCAGATGTCGTGATGGAGTTTGATTGGGGCACGGATATGGATATTGCCGCGCTTGAGGTGCGTGAAAAGCTAGACGTGTTGTTTTTACCGTTAGAAATTGAAAAGCCATTATTGCTGCGCTTTAATCCCAATCTTGATCCTATTGTTCGTTTAGCCTTAAGCCGCAAAGATACCGATCAAGCGTTAACCTCTAGCCAATTGGTTAGCTTGCGTACCTATGCCGATGAAGATTTACGCCGAGCGTTAGAGTCGTTATCTGGTGTGGCGGCCGTGCGCCCTGATGGCGGCTTAGAGCAAGAAATTCAAATCTTAGTTGACCCACAAAAATTGAGTCAATTACAGCTAGATATTAGTCAGATAAGTCAGCGCTTACGCCAAGAAAATTTAAATCAATCGGGTGGTCGGCTGGAAACCACCAGCTTTGATTATTTAGTTCGCACTATTAATCAGTTTTCAGATCTGGGCCAAATTAATGACTTATATGTCGCTGAAGTGGCCAATAGTCCTATTCGTTTATCGGATGTGGCAGAAATTCGCGATGGCTTTACCGATCGAAAAAGTATTACTTATGTTAATGGCAGAGAAGCAATTGAAGTGGCGGTATATAAAGAAGGTGATGCCAATACCGTACAAGTCGCCGAGACCATTTTAGGCCAATTAACCAAGTTACAGCAGGCGTTGCCCACCGATTATCAATTGGATGTGGTGTACGACCAGTCTGAGTTTATTAAGCAAGCAATAGATGAAGTAAAGTCGTCGGCCATCATTGGTGGCTTACTGGCGATGCTAGTACTGTATTTATTTTTAGGCAATGCATGGGCCACGTTAATCATTTCTATCTCAATTCCGTTATCAGTCATTGCCACTTTTAATTTGATGTACGGTCAAGGTATCTCATTAAATATGATGAGCCTGGGGGGGATCGCCTTAGCCGTTGGCCTATTAGTTGATAACGCTATTGTGGTGTTAGAAAATATCGACCGGCATAAAAAGTTAGGTAAAAGCGCCTTTGAAGCGGCCAAGCTGGGCACAAAAGAAGTATCAATGGCCATCACCGCATCGACCTTAACCACCGTCGCAGTGTTTTTTCCGCTAGTGTTTGTTGAAGGTATCGCCGGCCAGTTATTTCGCGATCAAGCCTTAACCGTCACTTTTGCCTTATTAGCCTCATTAGTGGTGGCCTTAACGTTGATCCCAACTATGGCTGCGCGTGAACAACAACGCCAAGGCAATAAACAGGATAAGGCTACTGACAGTGTAGGGGATAGCTCACAGCTTAGTACTAGCAAAGCGGCTAATCAAACGATTAGTACAACGACTAAAAAGGCTTGGTACTACTGGCCCACCTGGCCGCTACGCTTGGTTGCTAGGGCGTTTAAAGCCAGCATTATTGCTATTATTACGGTAATCACCTTGTTAAGTCGTCTTGTTAGCCGCTTTTTGGCTTTATTATTTAAACCGTTAATTGCGGCGGTAAGCTGGCTGTTAGTTAAGCTTGAACTGCGTTATCAATGGCTATTACAGCGAGCGTTAGCAGCAAAAACACTTAGTATTGGTTTAACCCTTATTATCGCTGCAGTGTGTTATAGCCTATTACCACGCTTAGGCGCAGATGTGATACCCAACATGAATCAAGGTGAATTTTATGTTGAAGTGCAGTTGCCGGTAGGCAGTGCCATAGAACAAACCGACAAGCTGATGACGCGTTTAGCCTTGTTAGCCAAACAACAAACTGTTGTGGTAAAAACCTATGCCCAAGCTGGTACAGGGGCGCAAATGACAGTAGATCCTAGCATAGGGGGCAGTCATTGGGGCCGGCTGAATATTGTGTTGCAACCCGATACCTCAGCCGAGCAGCAGCAACAGTTAATTTCGCTACTGCGGCAAGAATTAGCCTTATGGCCTGATGTCAGCGTGAAAATAGATCAGCCGCAATTACTGAGCTTTAGTACGCCGTTACAAATTGAATTATCCGGTTATGAGCTAAGCCAATTAAAGCAGGCCGCCGATGCGTTAGTGACTCGGTTTGCAGCTGAAGAGCAGTTTACAGATGTTAAATCCAGTTTGCGTCCAGGTCAGCCAGAGATCAGTTTGTATTTTAATCATGATCTACTATCGCAACTGGGCTTAAATTCGCATGATATTGCCAAGCGAGTGGCGGCTTATGTCGGTGGCGAAATTGCCGGCCAATACTCGATTGATGATCGTAAAGTAGATATTCGGGTGCGGTTAGCCGAAGAATATCGCCAATCACAACAGCAATTAGCCCAGTTGATCATTAATCCCAACAGTAGCAAGCCATTACCTTTATCTGCAGTAGCCGAGATTAAACGCGAAATTGGCCCAAGTGAAATTACCCGTATTGGTCAACAACGGGTGGCGTTAGTTACGGCTAATTTAGCTTATGGCGATATCGAGCAAGCCAGCCAGCGCGCTCAAGCCATATTAGCGCAGCAGCCGTTATCTTATGGTGTTACTGCAACTGTTGCCGGGCAAAGCGAAGAAATGCAGCGTGCATATCAGTCGCTAGTAATGGCGTTGTTGCTGGCAATCTTTTTAGTTTATTTAGTGATGGCCTCGCAATTTGAAAACTTGCTGCAGCCGTTACTAATTTTATTTACCGTACCCTTAGCGGGCGCTGGCGCGATTTTAGGTTTGTGGTTAACTGATACCCGATTATCGGTAATTGTATTTATCGGTTTAATTATGCTGGCCGGTATAGTGGTGAATAATGCCATTGTATTAATTGACAGGATTAATCAGTTACGGGCTGAAGGTGTCGCTTTACAACAAGCCATTGTCGAAGCCGGAACCAGTCGCTTACGTCCGGTATTAATGACCACTTTAACTACTATCTTGGGCTTATTACCGATGGCATTAGGCGGTGAGGGCAGTGAAATACGGGCGCCTATGGCAATAACCGTGATCTTTGGTTTAGCCTTAGCCACTTTACTGACCTTATTATTTATTCCGGTGCTGTATCATTTAGTCAGTAAAGACACTGTTTTGGTAGAGCAGACTCATGCACAGGAGTCTGGACTATGA
- a CDS encoding efflux RND transporter permease subunit: MNQQPLALTRMALTRPVTICMLFISMLVFGILASRMLPLEKFPGIDIPQIFINVPYANATPAEIERLITRPLEEALATVTGIKQLRSSSNENSAEVSLEFNWEQDINSKSIEVRERLDSIRHLLPKDVERVLVFQFNTNDMPIFQLRISSQRDLAMAYDLLERQIKRPLERVHGVSKVELYGVQKRQVVIRLNPDKMRALNIDAASIVRVLQQNNFAITAGELRNPEHSILVKPVGEYSELSQIAALPLRPGLTLREVATVALELPKAEEGRHLDQTYAVGMNVYKESGANLVEVAKAALAVVAAVDKDPAFNGISLYIMDDMADGVTTSLTDLLTAGAIGAVLSFIVLYIFLRHLGSTMVVVLAVPVSICIALGIMYFLDYSLNILSMMGLMLAIGMLVDNAVVVTESIFRERSLGGDIKTATARGVRRVSLAVVAGTATTAIVFLPNIIGQKMQLTIFLEHVAIAICLCLAVSLLMALTLIPLLTTKLNMQLNTSNTPTKLERVYRRILSKVMAYPRWSSVAALLILASIVIPIGVVSGGDDDEQDNSRIFVKYNIQGNYALAEVEAEVVRMENYLYANQDKFEIESVYSYYRSGEASSTIIFRQPLSQPIAELKQAIRDNWPSLVRAKPTFGWGSNDGLQVHLLGRSTEVLMRLAKDVEPILANVSGLEDVSSAISNGQQELQISLQLAQLQRHGLTAQQVADAVSLALRGTNLRTFRSSEQGELLMRVLYDERVSTSMSELAALPILTKDGVVISLSQLATLTVAPRLDKISRFNRQTGIAIRMNLSKDATMDKVREDISQIMDHIALPAGYSWSFQGSFQRQDESQQVMMVNMLLAVAMIYLVMAALFESILLPTAVIGSLLFSLVGVFWTFLFTGTSMGIMGMIGMLVLMGIVVNNGIVLVDRINQDRETYPELPLLEVIITASESRLRPILMTVSTTVLGLLPLAFGGTQIGGDGPSYAPMAVAIVGGLLFSTLTSLVLVPLTYWGLIQLNTKWLNWRSTARRWANKVWL; encoded by the coding sequence ATGAACCAGCAACCGCTCGCATTAACCCGCATGGCACTAACCCGGCCGGTGACTATTTGTATGCTGTTTATATCCATGTTGGTGTTTGGCATCTTAGCTAGCCGAATGCTGCCTTTGGAGAAGTTTCCGGGTATTGATATTCCGCAGATATTTATTAATGTGCCTTATGCCAATGCTACCCCCGCTGAGATTGAACGCTTAATTACTCGGCCCTTAGAAGAAGCGTTGGCAACCGTCACCGGTATTAAACAGTTACGCTCTAGTTCCAATGAAAATAGTGCTGAGGTCTCGCTAGAGTTTAACTGGGAGCAGGATATTAATAGTAAAAGCATCGAGGTACGTGAGCGCTTAGATAGCATAAGGCACTTATTACCTAAAGATGTTGAGCGGGTGTTGGTATTTCAATTTAATACTAATGATATGCCTATTTTTCAGTTACGTATTTCAAGCCAACGTGATTTAGCTATGGCCTATGACTTATTAGAGCGGCAAATTAAACGGCCGTTAGAGCGGGTGCATGGCGTGTCTAAAGTCGAGTTATATGGCGTACAAAAACGTCAAGTGGTAATCCGGCTTAACCCTGACAAAATGCGTGCATTAAATATTGATGCAGCAAGTATTGTCAGGGTATTGCAGCAAAATAACTTTGCGATAACCGCCGGCGAATTACGTAATCCAGAGCATAGTATTTTAGTAAAGCCGGTCGGTGAATATTCAGAGCTTAGCCAAATTGCCGCTTTACCGTTGCGACCGGGTTTAACCTTGCGTGAAGTGGCTACGGTAGCGTTAGAGTTGCCAAAAGCTGAGGAAGGACGGCACTTAGATCAAACCTATGCAGTAGGCATGAACGTGTACAAAGAGTCGGGTGCTAACTTAGTTGAAGTGGCTAAGGCTGCTTTAGCGGTGGTTGCGGCGGTGGATAAAGATCCGGCCTTTAATGGTATTAGTTTATATATCATGGATGATATGGCCGATGGCGTAACAACGTCCTTAACCGACTTATTAACCGCTGGCGCTATTGGTGCGGTGTTATCGTTTATTGTGTTGTATATTTTTCTGCGCCATTTAGGTAGCACTATGGTGGTGGTGTTGGCAGTGCCGGTGTCAATTTGTATCGCCTTAGGCATTATGTACTTTCTGGACTACAGCTTAAATATCTTAAGCATGATGGGATTAATGCTGGCGATAGGGATGCTGGTGGATAATGCGGTGGTGGTGACCGAAAGCATTTTTCGCGAACGCTCATTAGGTGGCGATATTAAAACCGCCACGGCCAGAGGCGTGCGTCGGGTCAGTTTAGCGGTTGTTGCCGGTACTGCGACAACGGCCATCGTATTTTTGCCCAATATTATTGGCCAAAAAATGCAATTAACCATATTTCTTGAGCATGTAGCTATAGCAATTTGTTTATGTTTAGCCGTAAGTTTACTGATGGCGTTAACGTTAATTCCGTTGCTGACCACTAAACTGAATATGCAGTTAAACACCAGCAATACTCCAACTAAGTTAGAGCGAGTTTATCGGCGGATCTTAAGTAAGGTTATGGCCTATCCGCGCTGGTCGAGTGTTGCCGCACTGCTAATTTTAGCCAGCATCGTCATACCGATAGGGGTGGTGTCAGGCGGTGACGACGACGAGCAGGATAATAGTCGCATTTTTGTTAAGTATAATATTCAAGGAAACTATGCGCTGGCTGAAGTAGAAGCCGAAGTAGTTAGAATGGAAAACTACTTATATGCTAATCAAGATAAATTTGAAATTGAGTCGGTATACAGCTATTACCGCTCTGGTGAAGCTTCATCAACCATTATTTTTCGCCAACCGTTAAGCCAACCTATTGCTGAATTAAAACAAGCCATACGCGATAATTGGCCAAGCTTAGTTCGGGCGAAACCGACCTTTGGCTGGGGCAGTAATGATGGCTTACAAGTGCATTTATTAGGCCGCTCGACTGAGGTATTAATGCGTTTAGCTAAAGACGTTGAGCCGATATTAGCTAATGTTTCTGGGTTAGAGGATGTCAGCTCGGCGATAAGTAATGGCCAACAAGAACTGCAAATTAGTTTGCAACTAGCACAATTACAACGCCATGGCTTAACCGCGCAGCAAGTAGCCGATGCAGTATCATTGGCATTACGCGGTACAAACTTACGCACCTTTCGTAGTAGCGAACAAGGCGAGCTGTTAATGCGGGTGTTATATGACGAGCGGGTAAGCACCTCTATGTCAGAACTGGCAGCCCTGCCTATTTTAACCAAAGACGGTGTGGTGATAAGTCTTAGTCAATTAGCCACGTTAACCGTTGCACCAAGGTTAGATAAGATTAGCCGTTTTAATCGTCAAACCGGCATTGCTATTCGGATGAACTTAAGCAAAGACGCTACGATGGATAAAGTACGCGAAGACATTAGCCAAATTATGGATCACATCGCCTTACCAGCGGGTTACAGCTGGTCGTTTCAAGGCAGCTTTCAACGCCAAGATGAATCTCAGCAAGTGATGATGGTGAATATGTTATTGGCTGTGGCAATGATCTATCTGGTGATGGCGGCATTATTTGAATCCATTTTATTGCCTACCGCCGTTATTGGCTCGTTACTGTTTTCATTAGTAGGCGTGTTTTGGACCTTTTTATTTACCGGTACCAGCATGGGGATTATGGGCATGATTGGTATGCTGGTGTTAATGGGTATAGTGGTCAATAACGGTATTGTATTAGTAGATCGCATTAATCAAGACCGAGAAACCTATCCAGAGTTGCCATTGTTAGAGGTGATAATTACCGCCAGCGAGTCACGGTTACGGCCGATATTAATGACCGTTTCAACAACCGTTTTAGGCTTATTACCCTTGGCTTTTGGCGGTACCCAAATTGGCGGTGATGGCCCAAGCTATGCCCCAATGGCGGTGGCGATTGTCGGTGGCTTATTGTTTTCCACCTTAACCAGTTTAGTGTTAGTGCCGTTAACCTATTGGGGTTTAATTCAACTTAATACCAAATGGTTAAATTGGCGCAGTACCGCACGGCGCTGGGCCAATAAAGTATGGCTATAA